The Formosa sp. Hel1_33_131 genome window below encodes:
- a CDS encoding cell division protein FtsX → MSSSFEKHQKRRLISSYFSVVLSIALVLFLLGILGLLVINAKSVSDNFKEQVILTIYLEDSSKEVEIKQLEKSLAFSDYVKQTKFISKESAADFMKLEYGEDFLDDVGYNPLKNSIEVNLKADFVTARRLDSITESTMKKNFVEDIKYDKDLVSLMNSNVKRLSLWILIISGIFTGIAVLLISSSIRLAVNSKRFSIKTMQMVGATKKFIRRPFIWRSIRLGVIGSLLALIGMGAVVYYVDKSFPEFDLIQNQLFIGALFGSIFIVGILITWWSTFFATQRFLNLKTDQLYY, encoded by the coding sequence ATGAGTTCATCTTTTGAAAAACATCAGAAACGCCGTTTAATTTCGTCCTATTTTTCGGTCGTGCTTAGCATTGCTTTGGTCCTATTTTTATTGGGAATCCTAGGGTTGTTGGTGATCAACGCAAAATCGGTTTCTGATAATTTTAAAGAACAGGTCATTTTGACCATCTACTTAGAAGACTCTTCTAAAGAAGTTGAAATAAAACAGCTCGAAAAAAGTTTGGCATTTTCAGACTACGTAAAACAGACAAAATTTATTTCAAAAGAGTCTGCAGCGGATTTTATGAAATTAGAATATGGGGAAGATTTTTTAGACGATGTTGGTTACAATCCTTTGAAAAATTCGATTGAAGTGAACCTCAAAGCCGACTTTGTGACCGCCCGTCGCTTGGACAGCATCACAGAAAGCACAATGAAAAAAAACTTTGTCGAAGATATTAAATATGACAAAGACCTTGTGTCTTTAATGAATAGCAATGTAAAACGTTTGAGTTTATGGATTTTAATCATCAGCGGAATTTTTACGGGAATTGCAGTACTCTTAATAAGTAGCTCCATTCGTTTGGCAGTGAATTCCAAACGCTTTTCAATCAAGACCATGCAAATGGTGGGCGCGACCAAAAAATTTATCCGCCGACCTTTTATTTGGCGCAGTATTCGGCTTGGAGTTATCGGCTCACTTTTAGCTCTTATTGGTATGGGAGCAGTCGTCTATTATGTGGATAAATCATTTCCTGAATTTGATTTGATTCAAAATCAATTGTTTATTGGTGCTTTGTTTGGCTCCATCTTTATAGTTGGAATTTTAATTACTTGGTGGAGCACCTTTTTCGCAACACAACGTTTTTTAAATCTAAAAACCGATCAACTTTATTATTAA
- a CDS encoding DUF3098 domain-containing protein: protein MGEQKRKETTKKNFIFERQNYKWMFIGLGFIALGFILMAGGGSDDPNVFNPEIFNSQRIRVAPTLILIGFGIQIYAILKNFKK, encoded by the coding sequence ATGGGAGAACAAAAACGAAAAGAAACCACAAAGAAGAATTTTATTTTTGAAAGACAAAATTACAAATGGATGTTTATTGGTCTTGGGTTTATCGCTTTGGGATTTATCCTGATGGCGGGCGGCGGTTCCGATGATCCAAATGTGTTTAATCCTGAAATCTTTAACTCTCAAAGAATACGAGTGGCACCAACGCTTATTTTAATAGGATTTGGAATCCAGATTTATGCCATCCTTAAAAATTTCAAAAAATAA
- a CDS encoding undecaprenyl-diphosphate phosphatase — translation MDLFDSILLGIIQGLTEFLPVSSSGHLEIGKALLGDDSIPEDSLIFTVVLHFATALSTLIIFRKDIVTMLVALFKFEWNEETQFIVKIMISMLPAGFVGILFEEELEALFGSNILLVGVMLIVTALLLFMADRAKTTDKKVGFWDAFIIGISQAIAMLPGISRSGATISTSVLLGNDKSKAARFSFLMVIPLIFGKIAKDLISGDLSYNADNFGSLSAGFIAAFVAGLFACTLMILLVKNSQLKYFAYYCCIVGILAIIITL, via the coding sequence ATGGATCTTTTTGACAGTATTTTATTAGGAATTATACAAGGACTTACCGAGTTTTTACCAGTATCCTCTAGTGGGCATTTAGAAATTGGAAAAGCCCTATTGGGCGATGACTCCATCCCCGAAGACAGTTTAATTTTTACGGTAGTACTCCACTTTGCAACGGCGTTGAGTACCTTAATTATATTTAGAAAAGACATTGTTACCATGCTTGTGGCTTTGTTCAAGTTTGAATGGAATGAGGAGACGCAGTTTATTGTAAAAATAATGATTTCCATGCTGCCTGCTGGATTCGTCGGCATCCTGTTTGAAGAGGAGTTAGAAGCGCTTTTTGGGAGTAATATCCTACTTGTTGGGGTCATGCTGATCGTGACGGCTTTGTTATTATTTATGGCAGATCGAGCTAAAACAACCGATAAAAAAGTAGGGTTTTGGGATGCTTTTATCATTGGAATTTCACAAGCCATTGCGATGCTTCCAGGGATTTCACGCTCGGGGGCAACCATTTCAACTTCAGTATTGCTGGGGAATGACAAATCAAAAGCGGCACGCTTTTCATTTCTAATGGTGATACCACTTATTTTTGGGAAAATAGCAAAAGACCTTATCAGTGGTGATTTGAGTTATAATGCTGATAATTTTGGCAGCCTGTCCGCAGGGTTTATAGCGGCCTTTGTCGCAGGACTTTTTGCCTGTACCTTAATGATTCTTTTGGTTAAAAATAGTCAATTAAAATACTTTGCGTATTACTGTTGCATCGTCGGTATTTTAGCCATTATCATAACACTTTAA
- the truB gene encoding tRNA pseudouridine(55) synthase TruB, which produces MKTVQDYLDGQLLLIDKPLEWTSFQVVNKLRWHIRQAFNLKKIKVGHAGTLDPLATGLLVICTGKMTKQIDTFQGQIKTYTGTFVLGSTTPSYDLETAIDQEFPTAHITPELIHETTKKFIGEIDQFPPVFSALKKEGKRLYEFARAGEAVKIDSRKVMINAFEITKIEGLTVDFSVSCSKGTYIRSLAYDFGKALESGAHLSALRRTKIGDFSVEKAISIDEFISELS; this is translated from the coding sequence ATGAAAACGGTTCAAGATTATTTAGACGGACAACTATTGTTGATCGACAAACCCTTAGAATGGACGTCCTTTCAAGTGGTTAATAAATTACGTTGGCACATTCGTCAAGCTTTCAATTTAAAAAAAATTAAAGTAGGCCATGCAGGGACTTTAGATCCGTTAGCAACCGGACTCTTAGTGATTTGTACTGGCAAAATGACAAAGCAAATCGACACTTTTCAAGGGCAAATCAAAACCTATACGGGCACATTTGTTTTGGGCAGTACTACGCCTTCCTATGATCTTGAAACAGCAATCGATCAGGAGTTTCCAACAGCACATATTACGCCTGAATTAATTCATGAAACCACCAAAAAATTTATAGGGGAGATTGATCAATTTCCACCTGTTTTTTCTGCCTTAAAAAAAGAAGGCAAACGTTTGTACGAATTTGCGCGCGCTGGAGAAGCTGTGAAAATTGACTCTCGAAAAGTTATGATTAATGCGTTTGAAATTACAAAAATAGAGGGCCTAACAGTGGACTTTAGCGTCAGCTGTAGCAAAGGAACTTACATCCGTTCATTGGCCTATGACTTTGGGAAAGCACTGGAATCAGGGGCACATTTATCTGCACTTCGTCGTACTAAAATCGGAGACTTCTCCGTAGAAAAAGCCATTTCAATTGATGAATTTATTTCAGAATTGAGTTAA
- a CDS encoding DNA-3-methyladenine glycosylase I translates to MLKQKQRCGWCMGDPLYEAYHDEEWGVPVYDDLKLFEFLILETFQAGLSWITILRKRENFRAVFDAFDYTKVANYDAAKFDALIIDKGIIRNKLKIKAAISNAQAFIEIQKEFGSFSNYIWKFTDGKPIKNAVVDYKKAPPNTPLSDQISKDLKSRGFKFVGSTVVYAHMQATGMVNDHETTCFRYNEV, encoded by the coding sequence ATGTTAAAGCAAAAACAACGTTGTGGATGGTGTATGGGAGACCCGCTCTATGAAGCCTATCACGATGAGGAATGGGGTGTTCCTGTGTATGATGATCTAAAGTTGTTTGAGTTTTTGATTTTAGAAACTTTTCAAGCGGGTTTAAGCTGGATTACCATTCTACGAAAACGCGAAAATTTTAGAGCTGTTTTTGATGCATTTGACTATACGAAAGTAGCAAACTACGATGCTGCTAAGTTTGATGCCTTAATAATAGACAAAGGCATTATTCGAAATAAATTAAAAATAAAAGCGGCGATTTCTAATGCTCAAGCCTTTATTGAAATTCAAAAAGAGTTTGGGAGTTTTAGCAACTATATCTGGAAATTCACAGATGGTAAACCAATAAAAAATGCGGTCGTAGATTATAAAAAAGCACCCCCAAATACGCCTTTGAGTGACCAAATAAGTAAAGATCTAAAAAGTCGTGGATTTAAGTTTGTAGGCAGCACCGTTGTGTACGCCCACATGCAAGCCACGGGAATGGTCAACGATCATGAAACAACTTGTTTCCGATATAATGAGGTTTAA
- the ppk2 gene encoding polyphosphate kinase 2 has product MEELTPRNLKRLNSKRGLQLFLSEDDMTIPKALRILNHESKLERLQEELIKLQQWVEAEGEKLVVIFEGRDAAGKGGAIRRITQHLNPRELNVVALSKPTDEEKSQWYFQRYIKNLPRNGQITFFDRSWYNRAVVEPVNGFCTQKEYEVFMNQVNQFEKMIIDSGIRVVKFYFSISKDEQSRRFEDIKSSPVKKWKFSKVDESALELWDDYTSYKARMFEETDTEIAPWIIIRANRKSRARVEVIEKLLELIPYNN; this is encoded by the coding sequence ATGGAAGAGTTAACACCAAGAAATTTAAAAAGACTGAATAGTAAACGGGGACTTCAATTGTTTCTGAGTGAGGATGATATGACGATTCCCAAAGCGTTACGGATTTTGAATCACGAATCCAAATTAGAACGACTCCAAGAAGAATTGATCAAACTCCAACAATGGGTGGAGGCTGAAGGCGAAAAATTAGTTGTTATTTTTGAAGGTCGAGATGCTGCTGGAAAAGGCGGCGCAATTCGACGGATCACTCAACATTTAAATCCTAGAGAATTAAATGTAGTCGCCCTTTCAAAGCCAACCGATGAAGAAAAAAGTCAATGGTATTTTCAACGTTATATCAAAAACTTACCCCGTAATGGTCAAATCACTTTCTTTGATAGAAGTTGGTACAACCGTGCAGTGGTAGAACCCGTCAATGGATTTTGTACACAAAAGGAATATGAGGTATTTATGAATCAGGTGAACCAATTCGAAAAAATGATTATCGATTCTGGAATTCGGGTTGTAAAATTTTATTTCTCTATTTCTAAAGATGAGCAATCAAGACGTTTTGAAGATATCAAATCGAGCCCTGTTAAAAAATGGAAATTCAGTAAAGTGGATGAATCGGCTCTAGAACTTTGGGACGATTATACGTCGTATAAAGCCAGAATGTTTGAGGAAACAGATACTGAAATAGCTCCTTGGATTATCATTAGAGCCAATAGAAAAAGTAGAGCGAGAGTTGAGGTTATCGAGAAGCTTTTAGAACTGATTCCTTATAATAATTAA
- the ppk2 gene encoding polyphosphate kinase 2: protein MLTQKDFESYSGIKSFKKTIKSKITKSNYGSLIETIDYESELLKLQAELVELQQWTAKHKKRVCVLFEGRDAAGKGGAIRRFTEHLNPRSMRVVALTKPTKIEKGQWYFRRYIKELPDPGELVFFDRSWYNRAVVEPVMDFCGEEQYKKFMLQVPEFEHMLYEDGVIIIKFWFSISKEEQERRFNSRLKNPLKQWKFSPVDKEGQNRWDKYTFYKEQMFSKTHTSISPWIIIKTNNKKQARLESIRHVLSHFDYDRKGISHTTVLPDPNVVQRYHRMITQID from the coding sequence ATGCTCACTCAAAAAGATTTTGAATCATATTCGGGAATAAAATCGTTTAAAAAGACCATAAAGTCTAAAATTACGAAATCAAACTATGGGTCGCTTATTGAAACCATCGACTACGAGTCAGAACTGTTAAAGCTTCAAGCCGAATTGGTTGAATTACAACAATGGACTGCCAAGCACAAAAAACGTGTTTGTGTGCTATTTGAAGGACGGGATGCTGCTGGAAAAGGAGGTGCCATACGTCGTTTTACCGAACACCTAAACCCCCGATCCATGCGCGTTGTAGCACTTACCAAGCCAACAAAAATTGAAAAAGGACAATGGTACTTTAGACGCTATATAAAAGAATTGCCAGACCCTGGAGAGTTGGTGTTTTTTGACCGAAGCTGGTACAACCGTGCGGTGGTGGAACCTGTGATGGATTTTTGTGGAGAAGAACAATATAAAAAATTCATGTTGCAAGTGCCTGAATTTGAACACATGCTTTATGAAGATGGCGTGATTATCATCAAATTTTGGTTTTCAATTTCAAAAGAAGAGCAAGAAAGACGCTTCAATTCTAGATTAAAAAACCCTTTAAAGCAGTGGAAATTTAGCCCCGTTGATAAAGAAGGACAGAACAGATGGGACAAATACACCTTTTACAAAGAACAGATGTTCAGTAAAACACACACCTCAATTAGTCCCTGGATTATTATAAAAACGAACAACAAAAAACAAGCGCGCTTGGAAAGTATACGACACGTCTTATCTCATTTTGATTACGACCGAAAAGGAATCTCACATACCACGGTACTTCCCGATCCAAATGTTGTGCAACGCTATCACAGAATGATCACTCAAATCGATTAG
- the aat gene encoding leucyl/phenylalanyl-tRNA--protein transferase, with the protein MKWLNETIEFPPLTEANSEGLLAVGGDLSPERVLFAYQNGIFPWYESDQPILWWAPDPRFVLYPHKLKVSKSTKQILKNQSFEITVNRNFKEVIQACAKVKREAQSGTWITDKMIETYCELHQRGIAKSVEVWQNKKLVGGLYGVELNDTIFCGESMFSYVSNASKIGFTSFVQNSKYKLIDCQLHTNHLESLGAESISRIEFMKYLKPQILLNK; encoded by the coding sequence ATGAAGTGGCTAAATGAAACCATAGAATTTCCACCATTGACAGAAGCAAATTCAGAAGGGCTTTTGGCAGTTGGTGGTGATTTGTCTCCAGAACGCGTCCTGTTCGCTTATCAAAATGGAATTTTTCCTTGGTATGAATCGGATCAACCCATATTGTGGTGGGCGCCAGATCCTCGTTTTGTGCTATACCCTCATAAGCTGAAGGTTTCGAAAAGCACGAAACAAATTTTGAAAAATCAATCTTTTGAAATTACTGTAAACCGTAATTTTAAAGAAGTTATCCAAGCTTGTGCCAAAGTAAAACGAGAAGCGCAATCCGGCACATGGATTACAGATAAAATGATTGAGACTTATTGTGAATTACACCAAAGAGGGATTGCGAAATCTGTGGAGGTGTGGCAAAACAAAAAATTGGTAGGCGGGTTGTATGGTGTTGAATTGAATGACACAATTTTTTGTGGAGAAAGTATGTTTAGTTATGTGAGTAATGCTAGTAAAATTGGGTTTACAAGCTTTGTTCAAAACTCAAAGTATAAACTTATTGACTGCCAGTTGCATACCAATCATCTTGAAAGTTTAGGTGCAGAGTCTATTTCAAGAATAGAATTTATGAAGTATTTAAAACCTCAAATACTATTAAATAAATAA
- a CDS encoding DUF3127 domain-containing protein: protein MEIQGKIKLIGETQSIGSNGFRKRELVVTTEEQYPQHIMVEFVQDKTDLLDSYQVGQQIKVGINLRGREWINPQGEAKYFNAIQGWRIDNLQQAAPANAAAVAPAQAFEPATDLTADEPNDLPF, encoded by the coding sequence ATGGAAATACAAGGAAAAATCAAACTTATCGGAGAAACACAATCTATTGGTTCTAATGGATTTAGAAAACGTGAATTGGTTGTCACTACAGAAGAACAATATCCACAACACATTATGGTGGAATTTGTTCAAGACAAAACAGATCTTTTAGATAGCTACCAAGTTGGACAGCAAATAAAAGTAGGGATCAACTTACGTGGAAGAGAGTGGATCAACCCACAAGGCGAAGCAAAGTATTTTAATGCGATTCAAGGATGGCGTATTGATAATTTACAGCAAGCTGCTCCTGCCAATGCCGCAGCTGTAGCACCTGCACAAGCTTTTGAGCCTGCAACAGATTTGACAGCAGACGAGCCAAACGATTTGCCGTTTTAA
- a CDS encoding sensor histidine kinase yields MKISSKQHVLRWVTIAISFLIISLILWNTYRFFQKFKEEERIKMENFSEAQNELGKIIDLNGNISDFPLKIIQSNTTTPMIIENSEGSFQSKNIQQLSDNNQEYLKSLSLKFSNENTPIEFIYEGETLSTIYYGNSDLLNKLKYYPFALVLIFLLFSGIVYFYYKSSRTASQNKLWTGMAKETAHQIGTPLSSLIGWTELLKSEAVNPAYIAEIEKDIHRLETITERFSKIGSIPLLKTTNIVTATQESFDYLESRSSKLITFKMNAPEEDILVALNPELYSWTIENLVKNGIDAMKGEGHIEVSIQATEALVLIDVSDTGKGLSKKLFSKVFETGYTSKKRGWGLGLSLSKRIIEEYHKGKIRVFQSEAGEGTTLRISLKRL; encoded by the coding sequence ATGAAAATTTCATCAAAACAACATGTTTTACGCTGGGTAACGATTGCCATTTCATTCCTAATTATTTCATTGATTTTATGGAATACCTATCGCTTTTTTCAAAAATTCAAGGAAGAAGAGCGCATCAAAATGGAGAATTTTTCTGAAGCACAAAACGAGCTTGGAAAGATTATTGACCTCAACGGAAATATAAGTGATTTTCCTTTAAAAATAATTCAAAGCAATACCACGACTCCGATGATTATTGAAAATTCTGAGGGTAGTTTTCAATCTAAAAATATTCAACAACTGTCTGATAATAATCAAGAATATCTCAAAAGTTTAAGCTTAAAATTTAGCAACGAAAACACTCCTATTGAATTTATTTATGAAGGCGAAACACTCTCGACGATCTACTATGGGAATTCTGATTTACTGAACAAACTGAAGTATTATCCCTTTGCACTTGTCTTGATTTTTTTGTTATTTAGTGGGATTGTCTATTTTTATTATAAGAGTTCAAGAACGGCTTCTCAAAATAAACTTTGGACGGGAATGGCTAAGGAAACCGCCCATCAAATTGGAACGCCGTTGTCTTCGCTTATAGGCTGGACCGAACTTTTAAAATCAGAAGCTGTGAATCCGGCTTACATTGCTGAGATTGAAAAAGATATTCATCGTTTAGAAACCATTACTGAACGCTTTAGTAAAATTGGGTCAATTCCTCTATTAAAGACTACCAATATTGTAACGGCAACACAAGAGTCTTTTGACTATTTGGAATCTCGAAGTAGCAAGTTGATCACCTTTAAAATGAATGCTCCAGAGGAAGACATTTTAGTCGCTTTGAACCCCGAACTTTACAGTTGGACCATTGAAAATTTGGTTAAGAATGGAATCGATGCCATGAAAGGTGAGGGCCATATTGAGGTTTCTATACAGGCTACAGAAGCGTTGGTTTTAATAGATGTTAGTGACACTGGAAAAGGGCTTTCTAAAAAATTATTTAGTAAGGTTTTTGAAACAGGATATACGTCTAAAAAACGCGGCTGGGGATTAGGATTGTCTCTTTCCAAACGAATTATTGAGGAATATCACAAAGGAAAAATTAGAGTATTTCAATCTGAGGCTGGGGAAGGCACGACACTTCGAATTAGTTTAAAACGCTTATAA
- a CDS encoding HIT family protein codes for MSSIFTKIVNKEIPCYKVAETAKFLAFLDVNPNAKGHTLCIPKKEVNKIFDLDSSDYLELMDFSRTVALAIEKAVDCKRVGMTVIGLEVPHVHVHLIPLNSMEDAQFIKKEILLPAEFEALAKKITSFL; via the coding sequence ATGAGTTCGATTTTCACCAAAATAGTTAACAAAGAAATACCCTGTTATAAGGTCGCTGAAACGGCCAAATTTTTAGCATTCTTGGATGTTAATCCCAATGCCAAAGGTCATACGCTTTGTATTCCAAAAAAAGAAGTCAATAAGATTTTTGATTTAGATTCTTCGGACTACTTAGAATTGATGGATTTTTCAAGAACCGTTGCCCTCGCCATAGAAAAAGCAGTCGACTGCAAACGTGTTGGGATGACTGTGATTGGACTAGAAGTGCCCCACGTGCACGTACATTTGATTCCTTTAAATAGCATGGAGGATGCGCAATTCATCAAAAAAGAAATATTGCTTCCAGCAGAATTTGAAGCTCTAGCAAAAAAAATCACCTCTTTCTTATAA
- the greA gene encoding transcription elongation factor GreA produces the protein MSNVSYYTAEGLKRLRDELKQLKDVERIKASRAIAEARDKGDLSENAEYDAAKEAQGMLEMRIAKLEDTMAGARLIDESQLDASKALVLSKVKIKNQSNGMELDYLLVADGEADLAAGKISVNSPIGKGLLGKSVGDIAEIQVPNGILKFEIMNISR, from the coding sequence ATGAGCAATGTATCTTACTACACGGCCGAAGGATTAAAAAGATTAAGAGACGAGTTAAAGCAACTCAAAGATGTGGAACGCATCAAAGCCTCAAGAGCGATTGCGGAAGCAAGAGATAAAGGCGATTTGAGTGAAAATGCAGAATACGATGCTGCCAAAGAAGCACAAGGCATGCTAGAAATGCGCATTGCAAAACTTGAAGACACCATGGCTGGCGCCCGTTTGATAGATGAATCTCAACTCGATGCTTCCAAAGCATTGGTGCTGTCTAAAGTGAAAATAAAAAATCAGTCTAACGGAATGGAATTAGACTACCTTCTTGTGGCGGACGGTGAAGCAGATTTGGCTGCAGGAAAAATCTCTGTAAATTCACCAATCGGAAAAGGATTGTTAGGAAAAAGCGTTGGAGATATTGCTGAAATACAGGTCCCTAATGGTATTTTGAAATTTGAAATCATGAATATTTCAAGATAA
- a CDS encoding TonB-dependent receptor, which translates to MKKSVLLVALSLATSVMTAQQNQVKNDSTKTQTLEEVLVQSIRVKPNAPITHSNVTKAQLEPRNLGQDLPVLLNYLPSVVTTSDAGAGIGYTGIRVRGVSPLSTNITINGIPYTDAESLGTFWVNLPDFSSSVESLQLQRGVGTSTNGSGAFGASINILTDAVSEKSSAEISNTFGSYNTRKHTVKFSTGKINDVFEVAGRLSQIKSDGYVDRAFSDLKSYFLQGTYNQNGTLIKALVFGGHEKTYQSWFGLTKEEIDQNRRQNPYTYDNEIDNYKQDHYQLHWNQKIDQNWSTNLGLNYTFGRGYFEQFRTDDEVSTYGGIVEATGVDSYGTPVTDLIRRRWLDNDYYVMNATANYSDTKLDLTFGGSYSTYDGDHFGEVIWAKQFAENASLRDQYYFGNGKKTDFSAFAKATYTLNSKIDVFGDLQFRNVGYKTSGLTSDLVNMLIDETYRFFNPKVGVTYQLAAHSNVYASYARANREPSRSDFESNPDVKSEQLNDFEIGWRYKKGALLLNVNSYYMQYNEQLILTGALDDVGSPVRTNSGDSYRLGLEVEAVYAFSDKLRVQPNITLSSNKNKQTFSQVDGALKDFGTTNISFSPEIVASNMFVYSPVKNLSLNLLTKFVGEQYMGNTDTKASRLESYLVNDFNISYRWNPKSVFKSVVVSALINNILNEEYVSNGYYYTYDDDWSVPGQVTTIEGAGYYPQATRNFLVGLTLKF; encoded by the coding sequence ATGAAAAAATCTGTCCTTTTAGTTGCACTGTCATTGGCAACATCCGTAATGACTGCACAACAAAATCAAGTAAAAAACGATTCCACCAAAACACAAACTTTAGAGGAGGTTTTGGTTCAATCTATTAGAGTAAAACCAAATGCACCAATTACGCATTCCAATGTGACCAAGGCCCAATTAGAGCCTCGAAACCTAGGTCAAGACCTCCCAGTTTTATTAAATTATTTGCCATCAGTCGTCACTACAAGCGATGCTGGCGCGGGTATTGGCTACACGGGAATTAGAGTTCGTGGCGTCAGTCCTTTGTCAACCAACATTACCATCAATGGGATTCCTTATACCGACGCGGAATCACTAGGAACGTTTTGGGTAAATTTACCAGATTTCTCATCCTCCGTAGAAAGCTTACAACTCCAAAGAGGCGTAGGGACATCCACTAATGGATCGGGTGCTTTTGGAGCGAGTATCAATATACTAACAGATGCTGTCTCAGAAAAATCGTCTGCTGAAATTTCAAATACTTTTGGAAGTTATAACACACGAAAGCATACCGTTAAATTCAGTACAGGCAAGATTAATGACGTTTTTGAAGTTGCAGGGCGTTTGTCACAGATTAAATCGGACGGCTATGTTGACAGAGCTTTTTCGGACCTTAAATCCTATTTTTTACAAGGAACCTACAATCAGAATGGGACACTCATTAAGGCCTTGGTTTTTGGAGGGCATGAAAAAACATACCAGTCTTGGTTTGGGTTGACAAAAGAAGAAATAGATCAGAACCGTCGACAAAATCCATATACCTATGACAATGAAATTGACAACTATAAGCAAGACCATTATCAGCTCCATTGGAATCAAAAAATCGATCAAAATTGGTCCACTAACTTAGGGCTGAATTACACATTTGGTCGTGGCTATTTTGAGCAGTTCAGGACGGACGATGAGGTGAGTACCTACGGCGGAATTGTTGAAGCTACGGGAGTTGACTCCTATGGAACGCCAGTCACTGACCTTATTAGAAGACGTTGGTTAGACAACGATTATTATGTGATGAATGCGACCGCAAACTATAGCGATACTAAATTAGACCTTACATTTGGAGGGTCTTATAGCACCTATGATGGCGATCATTTTGGAGAAGTGATTTGGGCAAAACAATTTGCTGAAAACGCTTCGCTTCGAGATCAATATTATTTTGGAAATGGAAAGAAAACAGATTTTAGTGCCTTTGCAAAAGCGACCTATACTTTGAATTCTAAAATAGATGTTTTTGGAGATTTACAATTCAGAAATGTAGGCTATAAGACATCGGGGCTTACTTCTGATTTGGTCAATATGTTGATTGATGAAACCTACCGTTTCTTTAACCCGAAGGTTGGGGTCACTTATCAATTAGCAGCGCACTCTAATGTATATGCATCGTATGCAAGAGCCAACAGAGAGCCAAGTCGAAGTGATTTTGAAAGCAACCCAGACGTCAAATCAGAACAGTTAAATGATTTTGAAATTGGATGGCGTTACAAAAAGGGAGCGCTGCTGTTAAATGTCAACTCCTATTACATGCAATACAACGAACAGCTGATCCTTACAGGCGCATTGGATGATGTGGGCTCGCCTGTCCGAACGAACAGTGGAGATAGCTATAGACTTGGTTTAGAAGTGGAGGCTGTTTATGCGTTTTCTGATAAACTTAGGGTGCAACCAAACATCACGTTGAGCTCTAATAAAAACAAACAAACCTTTTCTCAAGTGGATGGTGCTCTTAAAGACTTTGGAACCACAAACATTTCTTTTTCACCTGAAATTGTAGCCTCAAATATGTTTGTTTACAGTCCTGTGAAAAATCTAAGTTTAAACCTTTTAACCAAATTTGTTGGAGAACAATATATGGGGAATACAGATACTAAAGCTTCAAGACTTGAAAGCTATTTGGTAAATGATTTTAATATTTCTTATCGTTGGAATCCAAAATCAGTATTTAAATCTGTAGTTGTGTCAGCTTTAATAAATAACATTCTTAATGAAGAATATGTGTCCAATGGCTATTATTACACTTACGATGACGACTGGTCAGTTCCTGGTCAAGTAACCACGATTGAAGGAGCGGGCTATTACCCTCAAGCCACACGAAATTTCTTGGTAGGGCTTACTTTGAAGTTTTAA